The window TGCTTCAGATAAGGAAGAGAAAAGGAAGCGTGAACTGGAAGAGTTACAGAAACGCTTTACTTGGTGGCCTACGGATGCCCAACCTGGACCAGTGAAGGACCAAGAGAGAGGAGGATACTGGTGGTGGCCTACTACTCCTGGAGAGGTGAGGCCTTGGGGAAACCGAGGTTATATTTATGTATACAAAATTATTTATGATTATAAAGCTGAAGAACTTCCTCCTCCCCAACCTCAGGAATTAAGGCCTTCTCTGTTACTTAAAAAGATAATAAAGAATGTTAAGATATATTTTGACTTTGATAAAGCAGAGATTAGACAGGATGCGATACCGGTATTAAATTCGGCATTAAAAGCATTACAGAGAAATCCCCAAGCGGACATTTTGATTACCGGTAATTGCGATATGCGGGGGCCAGAGTCTTATAATCTGAAATTGGGTAGACAACGTGCGGAAGCAGTGAAGAGATATATGATTGGACATGGAATTGCTGAAAAGCGGATTAGGATTATTAGTAGGGGGAAATTGGATGCAGTAGCTCCCATAACCGACCTTGTAGGAATGCAGAAAGATAGAAATGCCCAGTTTATGGTTGCAGAGGTAGAAGAAATAATGCTTCCTGCACCCAGCGATATCCCTCCCTCAGCAAAACCCATTGATGAAACTAAATTTTTAGAAGAAGAGAAACAGGTCCTTGAGGGTGAAATTAAAGTTTCTACCCGTGAATACACGGTTAAAAAAGGAGATTCACTTTGGAAGATAGCAGAGAAGGAATTGGGAAGTGGTCATCGCTGGAGATATATTTACGAGTTGAATAAAGAAAGAATTAAAGACCCAGGGAGATTAAAGCCAGGATTAAAAATTATTATTCCTGTGGAATAAAGTTCTCTATGAATATAGAGAAAATAGAATGGCAGAAACTCAATAAAATACTCTTGGGAATATTCCTTCTATTATTGGGGTGGTTTCTCCTGGATATTTTCCTAAATTTAGGAAAGACAAAAGAGATATTAATTACATCTAGTGAGGAACAAGAGAGGACGGTTACGATTGATGACCTTAAACCTATCCCTCAATTTAAACAATACGAACAGGCGGTGCGCAAACGCCAACTTTTTAAAGGAACCTTGTCCCAAGAGAAGGTTGTTTCTCCAGATACCGCCACCCAACATCCTAATCGTATTTATCCTTCCGATTTCCAACTATTAGGTATTGCTGCTGGGGCAAATCCTCAGGCAATTATTTTAAATAAAAAGACTAATCAGACCTATTTTCTTTATAGCGGACAGGGACAGGATAATTTGAAAGTGGAAGAGATTTCTGGGAATAAAGTTAAACTTAACTATGGAGGTGAAACTTTTGAATTATTCCTTTAATAGAACATCAAGAAAGATAATCTTACTCTTTATATTTATTTTGTTATTTTATTTATCTTCCTCTGCGCAGCAGGGTTCTGAATTGGTAAGTGAGTTAAGAGGTAAAAAAATTTCTTTAGATATCAAGGGAATGGATATTGTAGATGTTTTAAAAATATTTTCGATGCAGACAGGACTAAATATTGTAGCGGGTAAAAATGTAAGGGGAAATGTGACCATATTTCTAAAAGATGTGGATGCGGCAAATGCTTTTGAAATAATTATGGCAGCAAATGAACTTGCTTATGAGAAAGAGGGAAATATCGTTAACGTAATGACTGATAGAGATTATGAGGTAAAATACGGCAGGAAATTTCGTGAACCGACACAGATAAAAGTGGTTCATTTAAAGTATTCCTCTGCTGCAGATGCCGCAAAAGCACTCAACGAGATAAAGAGTAGAATTGGTAAGGTTGTTGCCGATGAACGTTCTAATAGCGTGGTGATGTTAGATAATCCTACTTCCATTGCTTTAATGAGTGAAGCTATTGAACGGATGGATGTTTCTATTAAAACCGAGGTTTTTGCCTTTAATTATGCAAAAGTAAAAGACATAGAGCCTCGCCTGACAGAATTGGTTACCAAAGGAACAGGTCAGGCAAAAATTGATGAAAGGACAAATAAGATAATTGTTACCGATACACCTCAGAAGATAGAAGAGATTAGAAAAATTGTAGCTCAACTGGATGCGAAAACTAAAGAGGTTCTAATTGAAGCAAAGATTATTGAGATTACTTTAAGTGATGATTACCAGCTGGGTGTAGATTGGAAGGCGTTGTTAGGAAAAGAATTCAGAATGCAGTTTACTGATGGGATGGTAGGACCGTTTTACGTTGGGAAGGCCGCACCCGATACAGATTTACTTGAAGGTGGAGAGTATAAAGGATTTCTAAAGTTATTGAACACCGTTGGAAAGACGGATATTCTTTCTACTCCCAAAATTACCGCTGCGGATAACCAAGAAGCAAAGATTCTGGTAGGAGAAAAAAGGCCGTTTCTTACCAGTGAAACAACTTATGATCAATCAGGAAGGCCAACGGTAAGAGACCAAGTTACCTTTATTGATGTAGGAGTGAAACTCAATGTAACTCCTACCATTAATGAAGAAGGGTTTATTACCATGAAGATAAAACCTGAAGTTAGTGAAGCCGAAGATAAGATCTTAACGGGAGGAGAGGGGACACAAAAGATAGTCCCCTTGGTTAAATCAACAGAAGCAGAGACTACAATTATGGTCAAAGATGGGGCGACAGTATTTTTGGGGGGATTGATAAAAGATAAACAAAAAAGAGGTGTAACCAAGGTTCCTTTCTTAGGAGACATTCCTTTACTAGGAAATTTATTCCGCACAAAAACTGATAAGATAGAGAAGTCAGAGCTGGTAATTCTTCTTACCCCGCACATTGTTATTGGTGAGGAAGGAGCCCCGGAAAGAGGGATGAGGTTAGCATTAGAAAAAGAGCAAACTCCTCGAGAAGAACCTACTGGTCGAGAGAAGATGCGGGAGCTTCTCTTTCCCGAGGAGAAAAAAGCTTTACCCCAAGAATCTGCAATGCGCGAGGCGTCAAAAGCATTAGAAAGAATCGAAAAGGCAGATGTGGTCAATGAATATTATCTGGGTTTAAGTGAGAGGTTGATGAATTATGTTTCCAAGAATTATATCGGTATTGGGACCAAAGGAGATGTGCAGATATTCTTTACTTTAAAAGCTGATGGGACTCTGGACGGAGAACCGGTAGTAGTAGGAGAAGTAGACCCTTACTTAAAAAATCTTGCAATCCAGTGCGTAAAATCCGCCGGGCCTTATCCCAATTTCCCAGCAGGAATGGCTGATCCTCGCCATACCTTTAATATCTTGCTTTCCTTTGGTGGATAAGAAAAAATAATTATCCCTTGACAAAGTTTAAGGTTTGTGTTATTCCTTCTATGGAAACGATTACAGAGAGTGTAGAGATCCCTGAGCGATTCCTCTGCACGTCTCCACCCTTGTGTTAATTTAGCATCAAAGACTAAGTATTACAGAGGCATACTCCTTTCTCTACCTGTCAGTAGTCAGATCTTTAGCCCAATAAAAAGGCCCGCGTTAATAAGGTTTGTATAAAAGAAGGATACGCCTTTTAAATTGCTGTTTCCAAAGAAAAATTTAAATATAATTTAGTATACCAAATAACAAAAAATTCTTGCCTAATAATTCCTTTTGTTGTAAAATTAAAACATCCCTGCTCTGTGCGTGTTTTAAGATGATAAACTTTGAGCCAACAATCATTTCATAGGGAGCTTGGAGTTTACCTCGGCTTTGGTCGTGGTAACAGGGCACCCACCTGGGAAACCGGGTTCAAGGTATATCGTCTACACGGCAGTAGCGGGGATTTTTTAAGAACAGATTTTAAATACGCGGATTACTCTGATTAAAAGATGGATTTATTTAAGAATGAGAGGAGAGAAGAGTTTAAAAATGCCCCCCTTGCAGTGCGCATGCGTCCTAAGAGTTTAGATGAATTTGTAGGACAAAAGCATGTTTTAGGAGAAGGCAAGTTACTGCGTCGGGCAATCGAAGCAGATAAAATTTCTTCACTTATTCTTTACGGACCACCGGGGTGTGGAAAAACTGCCCTTGCTTATTGCATCAGTAAAGTAACACATTCCTATTTTGTTACCATTAATGCTGCTACCTCCAATGTAGAAGAATTACGTGAAAAAATTATTGAATCAAGACAACGATATGCACTGCATAATATAAAAACAATAATATTTATTGACGAAATTCATCGTTTTAATAAAGCCCAACAGGATGTTTTGATGCCCGATTTAGAAAAAGGGAATCCTATACTTGTGGGTGCTACTACCCATAATCCATTCTTCTCTTTGGTTTCTCCACTTCTTTCTCGTTCACTTGTTTTTCAGCTTAATCCGCTTTCTGAAGAAGAAATTTTGGTAATCTTAAAAAGGGCAATAAAAGATAAGGAACGAGGATTAGGAAAGTTTCTTCTGGAGGTAGAAGAGCAAGCTCTTTTACATTTGGCAAGGGTTTGCGAAGGGGATGCGCGCCGCGCTTTAAATGCTTTGGAGATAGGAGTACTTACAACTGTCCCTGATAAAAATGGTATAATAAATTTTACTCTTAAGATTGCTGAGGAATCAATTCAGAAGAAGGTAATAGTTTATGACAAAGATGAAGATGGTCATTATGATACTATTTCTGCTTTTATTAAAGCCATGCGCGGTTCAGACGCCAATGCTGCTTTATACTGGTTGGCAAAAATGCTTTACGCAGGAGAAGATCCCCTTTTTATTGCGAGAAGAATTCTCGTCTGTGCAGTCGAAGATGTGGGCAATGCTGACCCTAGGGCGTTGTTAATTGCGACCAGTTGTTTCCAAGCAGTAGAATTTTTGGGCATGCCAGAATGCCGCATTCCCCTTGCACAGGCAGTTACTTATATTGCTACTGCGCCTAAATCAAATTCGGCATATCTGGCGATTGAAAAGGCAATGGAAGATGTTGCTAAGGAAAGAACTCAAGAAGTTCCCTTGCATTTGCGCGATACCCACTATAAAGGTTCAGATAAATTGGGGCATGGTAAGGGATATAAATATCCTCACGATTATAAAGAACATTTTGTAAAACAGGAATATATGCCAGCGAAAAAGAATTATTATTCTCCTTCGGATATCGGCGAAGAGAAGAAAATTAAAGAAAAATTACAAAAACTTAAAAAATTAGAATAACGAGGGTGAGGTTTTATTCTAAGCTTGACAAAATTTTCCTCACTCGTTATCTTAATGAGAAGTAAAAATAACAATTTGTAAGAAAGGAGGGAAGATGAACAAAATTTTGTTAAGATTAGGATTGCTTTTTGTTTTAGGTTCGTGGTTGGTAATGGGTTTAGCGAGTGCGGAAGGAGAAAACATTGCGGCAGAATTTGAGCAGCTTAAGACAGAGTTAGAACAGGAGGGGGTACCCCCTCAAGATGTGAATGCGGTTAAGAAACCGGCAACAGAGATGTTAAAAAGAGGTGCCAAGAGAGAAGAATTGCGAAATACTATTGCCGGTCTTTCCAAAAAGGGAATGAAGGGTAAGGAATTAAAAAATTCTGTAAATTCCATGAATGAGTTGGTAAAAGATGGAGAGGATCCTAAAGTAGCAGGAAACATTGTTTCGCAGGCAGCACATCAGGCACAGGCAGAAGGGCTTAAAGGTAAGGACCTTGCTGCTCGCGTGCATGAAGCAGTGAGAAAAAGAAAAACAGAAAGAGCTCAGCTGCGTAAGCAATGGAGAGAAAGAGAAGAAAAGAAAAAAGGTGAAGGTTTTTCTGAAGATGCTGAAGAAGCAGTACAAGAGGTGGGAAAAGGTAAAGGTAAAGGTAAAGGTAAAGGGACACAGGGTAAATAAGTCAATTCTTTAGTTTCTAAGCGTACAGCCATGCTTGACATTTCGGTAATTTGGTGATATATTTTTTAAAAAGGAGAAGTCAATTACAAAAAATACTTGACAAAAATTTTAAAGTTTGCTAAAATCTGTTTCACCTTAAAAAGGAAGAACTAATTGAAAGGTTCTCTTGACAAATTTGGTTAACTAATTTGTGCGTGAGGATGTATTGAAATTCTAAAAGGCATCGTCACGATGCCTTTTTTATTTCTGTTCTTTGAAAAAATAGCCAAGCGACTCCCTCATTTAAATTTTTTTGATGGAGAGTTTGATCCTG of the Candidatus Omnitrophota bacterium genome contains:
- a CDS encoding OmpA family protein, coding for MMRKWKSLSKVVFITLVLSLVIDNCLFASDKEEKRKRELEELQKRFTWWPTDAQPGPVKDQERGGYWWWPTTPGEVRPWGNRGYIYVYKIIYDYKAEELPPPQPQELRPSLLLKKIIKNVKIYFDFDKAEIRQDAIPVLNSALKALQRNPQADILITGNCDMRGPESYNLKLGRQRAEAVKRYMIGHGIAEKRIRIISRGKLDAVAPITDLVGMQKDRNAQFMVAEVEEIMLPAPSDIPPSAKPIDETKFLEEEKQVLEGEIKVSTREYTVKKGDSLWKIAEKELGSGHRWRYIYELNKERIKDPGRLKPGLKIIIPVE
- a CDS encoding replication-associated recombination protein A, whose product is MDLFKNERREEFKNAPLAVRMRPKSLDEFVGQKHVLGEGKLLRRAIEADKISSLILYGPPGCGKTALAYCISKVTHSYFVTINAATSNVEELREKIIESRQRYALHNIKTIIFIDEIHRFNKAQQDVLMPDLEKGNPILVGATTHNPFFSLVSPLLSRSLVFQLNPLSEEEILVILKRAIKDKERGLGKFLLEVEEQALLHLARVCEGDARRALNALEIGVLTTVPDKNGIINFTLKIAEESIQKKVIVYDKDEDGHYDTISAFIKAMRGSDANAALYWLAKMLYAGEDPLFIARRILVCAVEDVGNADPRALLIATSCFQAVEFLGMPECRIPLAQAVTYIATAPKSNSAYLAIEKAMEDVAKERTQEVPLHLRDTHYKGSDKLGHGKGYKYPHDYKEHFVKQEYMPAKKNYYSPSDIGEEKKIKEKLQKLKKLE